Proteins from one Arthrobacter sp. DNA4 genomic window:
- a CDS encoding pyridoxamine 5'-phosphate oxidase family protein gives MMFEHADGNPVLELEDEQSWRLLAATQHGRLVVSVAGEPDIFPVNYVTSNRKLYLRTAPGNKLAQLTINAKVLFETDGILSKEAWSVVLRGTARVLSNSDELAAIEELGLKTWVPTLKDFYVEIDPTSVSGKHFVFGEQPEREI, from the coding sequence ATGATGTTTGAACACGCGGACGGCAATCCTGTCCTGGAACTCGAAGATGAGCAGTCGTGGCGGCTTCTGGCGGCGACGCAGCACGGACGGCTGGTGGTCTCCGTCGCAGGGGAACCGGACATCTTCCCGGTGAATTACGTGACCTCCAACCGGAAGCTCTACCTGCGCACAGCACCTGGAAACAAACTGGCGCAACTCACAATCAACGCCAAGGTGCTGTTCGAAACCGACGGCATCCTGTCGAAGGAGGCCTGGTCCGTTGTCCTCCGGGGGACGGCAAGGGTCCTCAGCAACTCGGACGAGCTCGCTGCCATCGAAGAACTGGGCCTGAAGACCTGGGTCCCCACGCTCAAGGACTTCTACGTGGAGATCGACCCAACCTCCGTCAGCGGTAAGCACTTCGTGTTCGGCGAACAGCCGGAACGGGAGATCTAG
- a CDS encoding alkene reductase: MLFSPLTLGELELPNRLVMAPLTRLRAGEKGIPGPLLAEHYRQRASLGLIVSEGTYPTPAVQAYPGQPGIVTEEQVAGWKTVTDAVHAEGGRMFAQIMHGGRVSHSDITGGLPIVAPSAVAIDGDVRTPAGKKPYPVPHALTTDELPMVIQEFVNASLNAIEAGFDGVELHAANGYLLHEFLAPNSNVRTDSYGGSPEDRARFVIETINAVVAALGANRVGVRISPEHNVQGIAETDAADVRATYEVLVDSIAPLNLAYLSILHHEPTGELVQDLRARFGGTFLVNTGFGVITTREEAVNLVAEGHADAVVVGRPAIANPDLARRWKESLPLNEPDASTFYAEGATGYTDYPLYQG, encoded by the coding sequence ATGCTGTTTTCCCCACTCACCCTCGGCGAACTTGAACTTCCCAACCGCCTGGTGATGGCACCCCTGACCCGCCTCCGTGCGGGTGAGAAAGGCATCCCCGGGCCGCTCCTGGCCGAGCACTACCGCCAGCGCGCCTCCCTGGGCCTGATCGTCAGTGAGGGCACGTACCCCACCCCGGCCGTCCAGGCCTACCCGGGCCAGCCCGGTATCGTCACCGAAGAACAGGTTGCAGGTTGGAAGACGGTTACCGACGCCGTCCACGCCGAAGGCGGGCGCATGTTCGCCCAGATCATGCATGGCGGCCGCGTTTCCCACTCCGACATCACCGGTGGGCTGCCCATCGTGGCTCCCAGCGCCGTAGCCATTGACGGCGACGTCCGGACTCCTGCCGGCAAGAAGCCGTACCCGGTGCCGCACGCCCTCACCACCGACGAACTCCCCATGGTCATCCAGGAATTCGTCAACGCCTCGCTGAACGCCATCGAGGCAGGGTTCGACGGCGTGGAACTGCACGCGGCCAACGGCTACCTCCTGCACGAGTTCCTGGCGCCAAACTCCAACGTCCGGACGGACAGCTACGGCGGATCACCGGAAGACCGCGCCCGATTCGTCATCGAAACCATCAACGCCGTCGTGGCAGCCCTTGGCGCGAACCGCGTGGGTGTGCGCATTTCCCCTGAGCACAACGTGCAGGGCATCGCCGAGACGGACGCAGCGGACGTTCGTGCCACCTACGAGGTCCTCGTGGACAGCATCGCGCCGCTCAACCTGGCATACCTGAGCATCCTGCACCACGAGCCCACCGGCGAACTTGTCCAGGACCTTCGTGCACGCTTCGGCGGCACCTTCCTGGTCAACACCGGCTTCGGCGTGATCACCACGCGCGAAGAAGCCGTGAACCTGGTGGCGGAAGGCCACGCAGACGCCGTTGTGGTCGGTCGTCCGGCCATCGCCAACCCGGACCTTGCACGGCGCTGGAAGGAAAGCCTTCCGCTCAACGAGCCCGACGCCTCCACGTTCTACGCGGAGGGCGCCACCGGTTACACGGATTACCCGCTGTACCAGGGGTAA
- a CDS encoding DUF6318 family protein, whose amino-acid sequence MPSGAAALVVGLALALSGCNSGGSPGPGGTSSQVAAETPTASAAATPTPTPSAAYKPADASGPAQNVPVPVLPEVAKTETKEGAEAFVRFWYENLSFGYETGHTETLEKISGPGCVFCTGLRDGIAEAWSEGRWITGGQIETPVITATVEPGAEPYVVVQVIQSTIEIRNPDGTLLQKPTPATNTGSRAGVTFGSSGWTLTDLGLIR is encoded by the coding sequence ATGCCGTCGGGAGCAGCAGCCCTTGTTGTTGGTTTGGCGCTCGCTTTGTCCGGCTGCAACTCCGGAGGGTCGCCGGGGCCGGGCGGCACTTCGTCCCAGGTGGCGGCGGAGACACCAACTGCCAGCGCCGCCGCCACTCCCACCCCAACACCGAGTGCCGCCTACAAGCCCGCCGACGCCTCCGGACCCGCCCAGAACGTCCCCGTGCCTGTGCTGCCCGAGGTAGCCAAGACGGAGACGAAGGAAGGTGCAGAAGCGTTCGTTCGCTTCTGGTATGAAAATTTGAGCTTCGGTTACGAAACAGGCCATACAGAAACACTCGAAAAGATAAGCGGTCCTGGGTGCGTCTTCTGCACAGGACTGAGGGACGGAATCGCCGAAGCTTGGAGTGAGGGGCGTTGGATAACTGGAGGCCAGATTGAAACACCCGTTATAACAGCTACGGTTGAACCGGGAGCAGAGCCCTACGTTGTAGTTCAGGTCATCCAGTCAACTATTGAAATTAGGAACCCGGACGGAACTCTCCTTCAAAAACCGACGCCCGCTACTAACACTGGTAGCCGAGCTGGCGTTACATTCGGCTCATCAGGTTGGACGCTGACAGACCTGGGCCTAATCCGGTAG
- a CDS encoding cytosine permease — protein MGNDTDTTQLLEPAAPAGAAAVGRSPAIPTAGNTAALNATKESLEDYTLRFAPRSYRKWSAGVVATSALGGIAYLADFSIGANIGISYGTVNAILGILVAAVVIFATGFPLAYYAARYNIDLDLITRGSGFGYYGSVVTNVIFATFTFIFFALEGSIMAQGLELGLGIPQWMGYAASTVIIIPLVIYGMNTLAKLQVWTTPLWLLLMVVPVGYLLVSHPESIDSFFAYTGATGDGGPNLASVMLAAGVCLSLMAQIAEQIDYLRFMPPRTEANRSAWWRAVILVSPGWVIFGAIKQIVGLFIAIYLIATLDPAASATANEPVHQFLGVYQEMMPAWLAMTLAVVLVVISQIKINVTNAYSGSLAWTNSFTRITKTYPGRMVFVVVNLLIALVLMEANMFDFLNTILGFYANCAMAWVVTVASDIAINKYLLKISPKVPEFRRGMLYAVNPVGFVSMLVSAGVSIAVFFGAFGTAIQPYSPIFAVGLALVLPPALAVLTRGRYYLRRTDDGIDLPMFDADGNPSDAKLLCHVTGLEFERPDMVRSAQDASDGGPQYVSSLALSTDKTGELVLPAQK, from the coding sequence ATGGGCAACGACACAGACACAACGCAACTGCTGGAACCGGCGGCACCCGCTGGTGCCGCCGCCGTCGGACGTTCTCCGGCAATCCCTACGGCGGGCAACACTGCCGCCCTCAACGCCACCAAGGAAAGCCTGGAGGACTACACGCTGCGGTTTGCGCCGCGGTCCTACCGCAAGTGGAGTGCGGGCGTGGTGGCCACGAGTGCGCTGGGCGGCATCGCCTACCTGGCGGACTTCTCGATCGGGGCGAACATCGGCATCTCCTACGGGACGGTCAACGCCATCCTGGGAATCCTGGTGGCGGCCGTGGTCATCTTCGCCACCGGCTTTCCCTTGGCGTACTACGCCGCGCGCTACAACATCGACCTGGACCTGATCACCCGAGGCTCGGGCTTTGGCTACTACGGGTCGGTGGTCACCAACGTCATCTTTGCCACGTTCACTTTCATCTTTTTTGCGCTGGAGGGCTCCATCATGGCGCAGGGGCTGGAGCTTGGGCTCGGCATTCCGCAGTGGATGGGATACGCCGCGTCCACGGTGATCATCATCCCGCTGGTCATCTACGGCATGAACACGCTGGCCAAGCTCCAGGTGTGGACCACCCCGCTCTGGCTGCTCCTCATGGTGGTGCCTGTGGGATACCTGCTGGTCTCGCACCCGGAGAGCATCGACAGCTTCTTCGCCTACACCGGAGCAACGGGCGACGGCGGTCCCAACCTTGCGTCCGTGATGCTCGCCGCCGGCGTGTGCCTGTCCTTGATGGCGCAGATTGCCGAGCAGATCGACTACCTCCGGTTCATGCCGCCGCGCACCGAGGCCAACCGGAGCGCCTGGTGGCGCGCAGTGATCCTGGTAAGCCCGGGCTGGGTGATCTTCGGGGCCATCAAGCAGATCGTGGGCCTGTTCATCGCCATCTACCTGATCGCCACGCTGGATCCTGCCGCCTCCGCCACGGCCAATGAGCCCGTGCACCAGTTCCTGGGCGTGTACCAGGAGATGATGCCCGCGTGGCTGGCCATGACGCTGGCCGTGGTGCTGGTGGTCATCTCGCAGATCAAGATCAACGTCACCAACGCCTACTCCGGCTCGCTGGCCTGGACCAACTCTTTCACGCGCATCACCAAGACCTACCCGGGCCGGATGGTGTTCGTGGTGGTGAACCTGCTGATCGCGCTGGTCCTGATGGAAGCGAACATGTTCGATTTCCTCAACACCATCCTCGGGTTCTACGCCAACTGCGCCATGGCGTGGGTTGTCACCGTGGCGTCCGACATTGCCATCAACAAGTACCTGCTCAAGATTTCACCCAAGGTGCCTGAGTTCCGCCGCGGCATGCTGTACGCCGTGAACCCTGTTGGCTTCGTGTCCATGCTGGTCTCCGCAGGGGTTTCGATTGCCGTGTTCTTCGGGGCATTTGGGACTGCGATCCAGCCGTACTCGCCCATCTTCGCGGTGGGGCTGGCGCTGGTCCTGCCACCGGCGCTCGCGGTCCTGACCCGCGGCCGCTACTACCTCCGCCGGACCGACGACGGGATCGACCTGCCCATGTTCGACGCCGACGGGAACCCCAGCGACGCCAAGCTCCTGTGCCACGTGACGGGGTTGGAGTTCGAACGGCCGGACATGGTGCGGTCCGCACAGGACGCGTCCGACGGCGGGCCGCAGTATGTTTCGTCGCTCGCCTTGTCCACGGACAAGACGGGGGAGTTGGTCCTGCCCGCACAGAAGTAG